DNA from Krasilnikovia cinnamomea:
GGCACGGTGACGCCGCGGACGCCGCGGGTCGGATTCCGGAAGATCAGCTTGTGGGTTTTCGCCCACCGGAACAGCCCGCGCAGCGCGGTCGTGGCCGTTTCCCGGCGTCGGCCCTGCAGCGCGCTGAGGTAGGCGTCGACGTCGTCGCGGGTGACTTCTCGCAGGTGGTCACGGTGCGGCCAGGACGCGGCGGCATCGGCGGCGACGTTCAGGTAGGTGCGGACCGTGCCCTCGTGCCGCGGGCGGCTGCGTGGGCCGCCGTCGCGCAGCAGCCGGCCCCAGTTGGTCAGGTCTCGCCGCCATGGGCCGGGCAGGCCGGCGAGTTTGCCGGTCATCCAGCCTTCGAGGCTGGGCGGCCGGTCGTCGTCGACGACGCCCATGGTTGTGAGGATCTCGACGACGTAGTCGAGGTTGATGTATTGCCCGGCGGCGGCAGCGGCGAAGTCGCTGACGCGGATGCGGTCGGGTTCGCGGTGCTCGGCGAGCAGCATGACCAGCACGCGTTGCATGGCGCGGCGCACGACGGGTGCCCAGCCGCGGGTCTCGGCGGTGCTGTGGGCCAGGTGCAGCGCCCAGGCCAGCCAGGGGTTATCCGGTGGCGGCCCGGCGCGCAGGTCGATCACACCGCGCCGGTAGTCACGGCGACCGGCGGGCAGCAGCGGCTCTTGCAGCCAGCGGCTGACCGGGCGTCCGGCCGCGGGCGGTGGCTGCTTGCGGGGCCGTCCCTTGACGCCGTAGCGGCGGGGCGCGCTGCGCGGGGGTGCCTGGCGGCGGTCGCTGATGCTCAGGAACAGCTGTTGCCAGCGGATTCCGGTCAGATAGGGGGCCAACACGACCGCGGAGCGCGCGTCGGACGCCAGCCGTCGCCGGTCGTCACGGGCCTGGCACCAGCACAATCGGCAGTAGCCCTTACGGACTCGCTGCCGACGCCCGCATGCCTGGCAGTCGCCGTAGGGGTTGCCGTCGCGCGGGTTGGCGAACTGGTAGCAGGCGAGGCAGACGCCTTGGGAGAAGGTCAGGCCCCAGGCCAGGCATGCCGCGCAGCTGGTGACGGTTCGTGGCACGAGCGTGCCGTCATGGTCGCGGGCGCCCACCGGTCAGCGCGGTGGCAGGGAGCGGCCGTCACGGCGGCGCGGCACCACGCGCCGGATGTCACTGGGCGTGGTGGCGTCCGCGGCGGGCTTCGCGGAAGTGTCCTGCCCGGGCCGGGAGACGGTGTCGGGTTCGGCGATGAGCAGATCACCGACCTGGCAGTCCAGCGCCACGCAGATGACGTCGAGGTCGGCCAGCTTGATCGTCACGGGTTGGCCGGACCACAACCCGGACATCTTCCCGGCGGAGATCACCAGGCCGTGCTCGGCGAGCAGCCGCTGCACGTCGGAAGCCTTCCAGATGCCTCGTTGGGCGGCGACCAGGCGCATGTTCCAGCGCATTCAGACCAGTCCTTCCAACCGGCGGGCGGCGCGCCGCTGCCCGTCGAGCCACGCCTGCTCGATGCGGGTGCGGTGCACATGGACGTACTTCATCGTCGTGGCCACCCAGGAATGGCCGAGCATTTCCTGGATCGCGATCAAGTCCACGCCGTTCAAGTACATCTGCGACGCGCAGTAGTGCCGCAACACGTGCGGGGTCAGCCTGTCCGTCCAGGCGGGCAGGTGCGTGGCGACCGCGTCGGCAAGCCCGGCGCGCAGCGAGTCGTAGCCGACCCGGCGCACGCCGTGGCGTTCCGAGGGGAACAGCGGCGCCTGCGGCGAGCGGTGGTCGCCGCCGAAGTGCGCCCACACGTCCTCGATGAACCAGGCCAGGGTGCGGCCCGCCTGGTTGATCAACGGCACCACCCGTTCGCGGGGGCCGGAGCCGCGGGAGCCCTTACCGAAGCGCACGTGCAGCTTGCCGAACGGGCCGACGTTCCACTTGATGTCATCCAGGTCCAGGTTGCGGGCCTCGTTGACACGCAGCCCGACATCGGCCATCAGCCGGGCCGCGGTGTAGTTGCGCGCCGTCGGCGCGAACTTGCGGCACGTCGCCAGCTCCGCCGCCCACCCGGCGAACAGGACGTCGATCTCCTCGGCGCTGGGCGGGATCCGCAGCTTGGCGTCCTTGCGCCCACGGGGGCGGTTCATCTCGTCGATCGGGCACATCACCACCCGCCCGGTCAACGCGTGCAGTTCCGCCTGGAACCTCAGCTCCAGAAACCCGAAGTAGATCCGCAGCGCCTGCGAACGGGCCAGTCTCGTGCCCGAGGGAGCACCTCGCAGCGCACGGCCGAAGTAGGCGTCGGCGTCGGCCGGCTCCATCTCCCACAGCGGTCGGCCGAACCAGTCCCGAATCTGTTCGAGCTGGCTGACATCGCCACGGACCGTGCCGTCGGTCAGCCCGGCCGAAGCCCGCGCCAGCACGAACCCGGCCAGCACATCCACCTCGAACCGCTCGAGTTCCTCCGCGGACGCCGGCACACGCCGGTCTCGGAGATCCCGGACGACCGCCAGTCCCAACCCGAGAACCTCACGTTCACATCAACCGAAGCCAACCCGGACCATCCGAAGCAGCTTCAAGATTCCCGAGGAAGGCTCAGAACACAACCATTGATCCACATTGCGAGATCAACGAGACCAGGCACCTGCACACACACGACAGCGACAACGAACTCAAGCGATGTCGTACTGCCGCAGACCACCCGGCACAGCTCCGCGCCGAGCACGACGGATCCCGCCGGGCCACACACCGATCGGCTTGATCCCTTCACCACGTCCCGCATGGATCGACGGGCGCACCCGGCGCCCGCCGCGAACGCCAACAGCGGCAGTGCCACCCATCCCCGGCCCAACCCCGACCGGGACGTCGAAAGGACCGCCGCCCCGTGCCCGCCCTACGCACACCCCACGCCGGGCAACGCCCAGCCCGACACAGCCACCGCTTCCGACCCGCAGGCCGGTTCGTCCGCCACGGCAGGCCGGCGATGAGCGCCTCACCCGCCGCCGAGTGGCGGCCCGACCCGCTCCTGACCATCGACGATGTGGCGGCCTGGCTCGGCAAGCCGAAGAACACCCTCTACGCCTGGCACAGCCGCGGCAAAGGACCGCGCGCCATCCGGGTCGGCAACACCCTGCGCTACCGGCGCAGCGAGGTCGACCGCTGGCTCGACGCCCATACCGACCCGGAGCGCTGAACCATGGCCCGACCTCCCCTGCCCGTCGGTACCTGGGGCACGATCCGCACCGAGAAACTCGGCCCCAACC
Protein-coding regions in this window:
- a CDS encoding site-specific integrase, translating into MPRTVTSCAACLAWGLTFSQGVCLACYQFANPRDGNPYGDCQACGRRQRVRKGYCRLCWCQARDDRRRLASDARSAVVLAPYLTGIRWQQLFLSISDRRQAPPRSAPRRYGVKGRPRKQPPPAAGRPVSRWLQEPLLPAGRRDYRRGVIDLRAGPPPDNPWLAWALHLAHSTAETRGWAPVVRRAMQRVLVMLLAEHREPDRIRVSDFAAAAAGQYINLDYVVEILTTMGVVDDDRPPSLEGWMTGKLAGLPGPWRRDLTNWGRLLRDGGPRSRPRHEGTVRTYLNVAADAAASWPHRDHLREVTRDDVDAYLSALQGRRRETATTALRGLFRWAKTHKLIFRNPTRGVRGVTVPDLIWPLLEPDDITASVTAATTVQARLCVVLAAVHAARPGQIRALHLDDVDLTGRRLTIAGNSRPLDDLTAQVLLDWLTYRRERWPHTANQHLLISYASALGHGPVSHTWILNLRGLPGTLERLRIDRQLEEAVATGADPLHLAAVFGCSDGAAIRWATNARELIGEPHATRLPESP
- a CDS encoding helix-turn-helix domain-containing protein, which produces MRWNMRLVAAQRGIWKASDVQRLLAEHGLVISAGKMSGLWSGQPVTIKLADLDVICVALDCQVGDLLIAEPDTVSRPGQDTSAKPAADATTPSDIRRVVPRRRDGRSLPPR
- a CDS encoding tyrosine-type recombinase/integrase, encoding MPASAEELERFEVDVLAGFVLARASAGLTDGTVRGDVSQLEQIRDWFGRPLWEMEPADADAYFGRALRGAPSGTRLARSQALRIYFGFLELRFQAELHALTGRVVMCPIDEMNRPRGRKDAKLRIPPSAEEIDVLFAGWAAELATCRKFAPTARNYTAARLMADVGLRVNEARNLDLDDIKWNVGPFGKLHVRFGKGSRGSGPRERVVPLINQAGRTLAWFIEDVWAHFGGDHRSPQAPLFPSERHGVRRVGYDSLRAGLADAVATHLPAWTDRLTPHVLRHYCASQMYLNGVDLIAIQEMLGHSWVATTMKYVHVHRTRIEQAWLDGQRRAARRLEGLV
- a CDS encoding helix-turn-helix transcriptional regulator, coding for MSASPAAEWRPDPLLTIDDVAAWLGKPKNTLYAWHSRGKGPRAIRVGNTLRYRRSEVDRWLDAHTDPER